In a genomic window of Streptococcus mitis NCTC 12261:
- a CDS encoding sigma-70 family RNA polymerase sigma factor: MFKELYEEVQGIVYKCRNEYHLHLWELSDWDQEGMICLHELISREEGIVEDIPRLRKYFKTKFRNRILDYIRKQESQKRRYDKEPYEEVGEISHRISEGGMWLDEYYLFHETLRDYRNKQSKDKQEELERVLRHERFRGRQRVLRDLRIVFKEFDIRTH, encoded by the coding sequence ATGTTTAAAGAATTATATGAAGAAGTCCAGGGGATTGTATATAAGTGTAGAAATGAATATCATCTCCATTTATGGGAGCTATCAGATTGGGACCAAGAGGGAATGATTTGCTTACATGAATTGATTAGTAGAGAAGAAGGAATAGTAGAAGATATCCCACGCTTACGTAAATACTTCAAAACTAAATTCCGTAATCGGATCCTAGACTATATCCGTAAGCAGGAAAGCCAGAAGCGTAGATATGATAAAGAACCCTATGAAGAAGTAGGTGAGATTAGTCATCGTATCAGTGAGGGAGGTATGTGGCTAGATGAGTATTATCTCTTTCATGAGACACTAAGAGATTATAGAAACAAACAAAGTAAAGACAAACAAGAAGAGTTAGAACGCGTCTTAAGACATGAACGCTTCCGAGGGCGTCAAAGAGTATTGAGAGACTTACGTATTGTGTTTAAGGAGTTTGATATCCGTACTCATTAG
- the ftsH gene encoding ATP-dependent zinc metalloprotease FtsH — protein sequence MKKQNNGLIKNPFLWLLLIFFLVTAYQYFSTGSVAGKSEQINYTELVKEITDDNVKELTYQPNGSVIEISGVYKNPKTSKEETGIQFFSPSATTVEKFSSIILPSDTTVSELQKLASDHKAEVTIKHESSSGMWINILVSIVPFGILFFFLFSMMGNMGGNNSRNPMSFGRSKAKAANKEDIKVRFSDVAGAEEEKQELVEVVEFLKDPKRFTKLGARIPAGVLLEGPPGTGKTLLAKAVAGEAGVPFFSISGSDFVEMFVGVGASRVRSLFEDAKKAAPAIIFIDEIDAVGRQRGVGLGGGNDEREQTLNQLLIEMDGFEGNEGIIVIAATNRSDVLDPALLRPGRFDRKVLVGRPDVKGREAILKVHAKNKPLAENVDLKLVAQQTPGFVGADLENVLNEAALVAARRNKSIIDASDIDEAEDRVIAGPSKKDKTVSQKERELVAYHEAGHTIVGLVLSNARVVHKVTIVPRGRAGGYMIALPKEDQMLLSKEDMKEQLAGLMGGRVAEEIIFNVQTTGASNDFEQATQMARAMVTEYGMSEKLGPVQYEGNHAMFGAQSPQKSISEQTAYEIDEEVRSLLNEARNKAAEIIQSNRETHKLIAEALLKYETLDSTQIKALYETGKMPETVEEESHALSYDEVKSKMNDEI from the coding sequence ATGAAAAAACAAAATAATGGTTTAATTAAAAATCCTTTTCTATGGTTATTACTTATTTTTTTCCTAGTTACAGCTTACCAGTATTTCAGTACAGGTAGTGTTGCAGGGAAAAGTGAGCAAATTAATTATACAGAATTGGTAAAAGAAATTACCGATGACAATGTAAAAGAATTAACCTACCAACCAAATGGCAGTGTTATCGAGATTTCGGGTGTCTATAAAAATCCTAAAACAAGTAAAGAAGAAACAGGTATCCAGTTCTTTTCTCCTTCTGCTACAACAGTAGAGAAATTTTCAAGTATTATTCTTCCTTCAGATACTACAGTATCAGAATTGCAAAAGCTTGCTTCTGACCATAAAGCGGAAGTAACTATTAAGCATGAAAGTTCAAGTGGTATGTGGATTAATATTCTTGTATCCATTGTGCCATTCGGTATCCTCTTCTTCTTCCTCTTCTCGATGATGGGAAATATGGGAGGAAATAATAGCCGTAACCCGATGAGTTTTGGACGTAGTAAGGCTAAAGCTGCAAATAAAGAAGATATTAAAGTAAGATTTTCAGATGTGGCTGGAGCTGAGGAAGAAAAACAAGAACTAGTTGAAGTTGTTGAATTTCTAAAAGATCCAAAACGATTTACAAAACTTGGAGCTCGTATTCCAGCAGGTGTCCTTCTGGAGGGACCTCCGGGAACAGGTAAAACTTTGCTTGCTAAGGCAGTCGCCGGAGAAGCAGGTGTTCCATTCTTTAGTATTTCAGGTTCTGACTTTGTAGAAATGTTTGTCGGAGTTGGAGCTAGTCGTGTTCGTTCTCTTTTTGAAGATGCCAAAAAAGCAGCACCAGCTATTATCTTTATCGATGAAATTGATGCTGTTGGACGTCAACGTGGAGTTGGTCTTGGTGGAGGAAATGACGAACGTGAACAAACCTTGAACCAACTTTTGATTGAGATGGATGGTTTTGAGGGAAATGAAGGGATTATCGTTATCGCTGCGACAAACCGTTCAGATGTACTTGATCCTGCCCTTTTACGTCCAGGACGTTTTGATAGAAAAGTATTGGTTGGCCGTCCTGATGTTAAAGGTCGCGAAGCAATCTTGAAAGTTCATGCTAAGAACAAGCCTTTAGCGGAAAATGTTGATTTGAAATTAGTTGCCCAACAAACTCCAGGTTTTGTTGGTGCTGATTTAGAGAATGTATTGAATGAAGCTGCTTTAGTCGCTGCTCGTCGCAATAAATCGATAATTGATGCTTCAGATATTGATGAAGCAGAAGATAGAGTTATTGCTGGACCTTCTAAGAAAGATAAGACAGTTTCACAAAAAGAACGTGAATTGGTTGCCTATCATGAGGCAGGACATACCATTGTTGGTCTAGTCTTGTCGAATGCTCGTGTTGTTCATAAAGTTACTATCGTACCACGCGGCCGTGCAGGTGGTTATATGATTGCACTTCCTAAAGAGGATCAAATGCTTCTATCTAAAGAAGATATGAAAGAGCAATTGGCTGGTTTAATGGGTGGACGTGTAGCCGAAGAAATTATCTTTAATGTCCAAACTACAGGAGCTTCAAATGACTTTGAACAGGCGACACAAATGGCGCGTGCAATGGTTACAGAGTACGGTATGAGTGAAAAACTAGGTCCAGTTCAATATGAGGGCAATCATGCTATGTTTGGTGCACAGAGCCCTCAAAAATCAATCTCAGAACAAACAGCTTATGAAATTGACGAAGAGGTTCGTTCATTATTGAATGAAGCACGAAATAAAGCTGCTGAAATTATTCAGTCAAATCGTGAAACTCACAAGTTGATTGCAGAAGCATTATTGAAATACGAAACATTGGATAGTACACAAATTAAAGCTCTTTACGAAACAGGAAAGATGCCTGAAACCGTAGAAGAGGAATCTCATGCATTATCTTATGATGAAGTAAAGTCAAAAATGAATGATGAAATATAA